Proteins from a genomic interval of Yarrowia lipolytica chromosome 1E, complete sequence:
- a CDS encoding uncharacterized protein (Compare to YALI0E20867g, similar to uniprot|O59906 Candida albicans CKB1 Casein kinase II beta chain (CK II), similar to Saccharomyces cerevisiae CKB1 (YGL019W); ancestral locus Anc_4.102), producing MEDKLLEYNMTDPSSESEEVETWISHYCSSTGHDYFVEVFEDFIEDDFNLTGLMFLVPYYKEALEMILDLEPEDPLKVPSIPMFEHSAELLYGLIHARFLLTKTGLQIMAKKYDEAQFGTCPRYYCDGTRLLPTGRHDLPGYESVRLYCPCCCDVYVPPNSRYLNVDGAFFGTSFVGLFLKMFPEVERNCIPLRKNIYELKLFGFRINEMSYSGPRMKWLRQYPEDPSVLDEEDKLPPPRTDEKDDDGDVKLETDQENRA from the coding sequence ATGGAGGACAAACTACTCGAATACAACATGACAGACCCTTCTTCCGAGAGCGAGGAGGTCGAGACCTGGATCTCGCATTACTGTTCGTCGACCGGCCACGATTACTTtgtggaggtgtttgaggaTTTCATCGAAGATGACTTCAACCTGACCGGCCTCATGTTCCTAGTGCCCTACTACAAGGAGgcgttggagatgattCTGGATCTCGAGCCCGAAGACCCGCTCAAGGTGCCATCCATCCCAATGTTTGAACACTCGGCCGAACTGCTCTATGGCCTCATACACGCTCGATTCCTACTCACCAAGACGGGACTGCAGATTATGGCCAAAAAATATGACGAGGCCCAGTTTGGCACTTGCCCACGATACTACTGCGACGGAACACGCCTGTTGCCCACAGGCCGACACGACCTGCCCGGATACGAGTCTGTGCGGCTCTACTGCCCGTGCTGCTGTGACGTCTACGTGCCGCCCAACTCTCGATACCTCAACGTCGACGGAGCCTTTTTCGGCACCTCCTTCGTGGGACTCTTCCTCAAGATGTTCCCCGAGGTCGAGCGCAACTGCATTCCCCTGCGTAAAAACATATACGAGCTCAAGCTCTTTGGCTTCCGCATCAACGAGATGAGCTACAGCGGCCCGAGGATGAAGTGGCTGCGACAGTACCCAGAGGACCCCAGTGTTCTGGATGAAGAGGACAAACTACCCCCACCACGAACCGACGAAAaggatgatgatggagatgtaAAGCTGGAGACGGACCAGGAGAACCGGGCATGA
- a CDS encoding uncharacterized protein (Compare to YALI0E20889g, similar to Saccharomyces cerevisiae GET1 (YGL020C); ancestral locus Anc_4.101, similar to uniprot|Q7S0A1 Neurospora crassa NCU10034.1 predicted protein): protein MDEAIIVDAEFVAPVGTTAGEFVPIDRAPAAGLLLLVAFVVLYAKVISKLGKPAIQEFLWEIITRIVPSKQLRRRKEAQLRAIEVHTQRSNTSSQDQFAKWAKLDREYGKLKVEIEDINNSLTASKARFFTIISSAIFLSTTGMKMFLRIKHRKAAIFWLPKNAFPYPIEYILSFSSAPLGSVSVSAWLMICDAAMDLIVTIFVALVVGVIGMLRSNKVKPKTA from the exons ATGGACGAGGCGATCATTGTGGATGCCGAATTTGTGGCCCCCGTGGGGACCACTGCTGGCGAATTTGTGCCGATCGATCGAGCCCCTGCCGCTGGACTGCTCTTGCTAGTGGCGTTTGTGGTGCTCTACGCCAAGGTCATCAGCAAGCTGGGCAAGCCGGCCATTCAGGAATTT TTGTGGGAAATCATTACGAGAATCGTACCATCCAAGCAGCtacgaagaagaaaagaagctCAGTTGAGAGCAATTGAGGTGCATACCCAGAGATCAAATACCAGCTCACAGGACCAGTTTGCAAAATGGGCAAAGTTGGATCGAGAGTACGGAAAGCTCAAGGTGGAGATTGAAGACATCAACAACTCGCTGACGGCCTCTAAGGCCCGGTTCTTCACAATCATCTCGTCGGCCATCTTCCTGTCAACTACCGGAATGAAGATGTTCCTGCGAATCAAGCACAGAAAGGCAGCTATCTTCTGGCTCCCTAAAAACGCCTTTCCCTACCCAATTGAGTACATCCTAtccttctcttctgctcctcttGGGTCTGTCAGCGTTAGTGCATGGCTGATGATCTGTGACGCTGCCATGGATCTGATTGTCACCATTTTTGTGGCTCTGGTTGTCGGAGTCATTGGCATGCTTCGCAGCAACAAGGTCAAGCCCAAGACGGCCTAA
- a CDS encoding uncharacterized protein (Compare to YALI0E20911g, some similarities with wi|NCU00270.1 Neurospora crassa NCU00270.1 predicted protein), whose translation MTILPANRMPRIFDSALGRSFSSTTCPQFFDQMLTNKTFTECFPMSFYLQSSSSYVATIRSATNNTKPLEDILDTSCNGISSFSDCTAIMNDLAQRMMQNATCGLDHQRNNSNVVQAYSNLVAYPVVYQTTCLKTDVSNSPAGVPTSPQNNGTEYCYINALYNEELASESFLYLLALGTSFPTGPGYGSPSCSDCTRQVMQIYHTFTGDPKQPIRQTYEGAARVIDQNCSAGFAPPDLLETEEKNNSKANAGVRTAHPTSIVNMLILSLFLSAVFTIL comes from the coding sequence ATGACGATTCTGCCCGCAAACCGAATGCCCAGGATCTTCGACTCCGCCCTGGGccgctccttctcttccacAACATGTCCCCAGTTCTTCGACCAGATGCTCACCAACAAGACATTCACCGAATGCTTTCCCATGTCCTTTTACCTGCaatcgtcgtcgtcctaCGTGGCCACCATTCGATCCGCTACTAACAACACAAAACCGCTGGAGGATATTCTCGACACCTCGTGCAATggcatctcctccttctcagaCTGCACCGCCATCATGAATGATCTGGCACAGCGAATGATGCAGAACGCGACCTGTGGTCTCGACCATCAGCgaaacaactccaacgtGGTCCAGGCATACTCCAACCTCGTTGCATACCCGGTCGTATACCAAACCACCTGTCTGAAGACAGACGTCAGCAACTCGCCTGCTGGAGTGCCTACCTCACCTCAGAACAATGGGACCGAGTACTGCTACATCAACGCTCTGTACAACGAGGAGCTCGCCTCTGAAAGCTTTCTGTACCTGCTGGCTCTCGGTACTTCGTTCCCTACAGGACCTGGATATGGATCACCAAGTTGCTCCGACTGCACGCGACAAGTGATGCAAATCTACCATACCTTCACGGGCGACCCGAAACAACCCATTCGACAGACATACGAGGGAGCCGCGCGAGTCATTGATCAAAACTGTTCGGCCGGCTTTGCCCCCCCAGACCTGCTTGAGACGGAAGAGAAAAACAACAGTAAAGCTAACGCTGGCGTTAGAACTGCACATCCTACTAGCATCGTCAACATGCTCattctgtctctgtttCTCAGTGCCGTTTTCACTATTCTTTGA